The Helicoverpa armigera isolate CAAS_96S chromosome 28, ASM3070526v1, whole genome shotgun sequence genomic interval AATAATATGttgtgtatagttatcggcacggatattgagctctcggcggaagagtggggatcgctttgcgcactgtacacataaggcaataaaccaataaatcgcttctgcgcaggtgaaggtaaTGGCCAATATCcctgccgataactatacacaaAGTCACACATCACACGtagttaaggcgaggaagtggtcaacaataattccataaccggcacgcgcatctaaggcgccaaaaggggtcggagcgtctgagcggggcgaggataacaatacgcgcgctagcttataactaaaagtcgtaagcgacaaaatggttttgtaattttaatatttagtaatgataatttaataaaaattcctactacaattttaaagagtatgtatatactcaactactaaaaaaggtaagaggcttaaatcggtcccgtttgcccataatatgtgaatctctttttaaaaagaggtatgtttgatatatttttctctgttataaaagttacctaatcatgtttctacaactaacaaaataaggtttatatcatgaactttcaggtaaccaagttgtattttgatccgttttgtatttactgagaaaaattgacatccttggggccaaaaattccaattcgtcctcttaagcaGTATCAAAACTTTTGAGCTTTTAAAAGCTGGAccatttatcaaatatttaaccACTTGCGCAGACTCCGTTTTTATTGATACGTATAATTGCACATTAACATTAACATGCCATTAAAATCATTATATCACAATAATGTACTAActactataaataatatacaatcaTTAGTACATTATTAGGTAGTACCTATATTTCAGGATTCATTTGAATTTTGATCTAACACGTTTGGCCCGCTCAATTAAACCACCATTCGATTAAACTCAAACTAATTATTCCAAAGTTTCAAAGAACATAACAGAATAGAGATGAGTCTTTTTCATTTCAGAATAATCGGGATGACAGGATGAAGACATTGCTACTACTCCTCACAATAACAGTTTTGACCCACTCTAGAATAGAAGTCCAAATCACAGCTGCCGATAACAAAACCGGCACAATACTGCAGGTCTACGGATCCAATGAGAACATAGTAAACAACCGGGATATAATCTATTTTAACTTGACGAAGGAATGTTTGAAAGCAGCCGTTAATTCCTATTTCGGAGCGAAGCCTGAAGATGTATTTCTCAATAACCCAACCCCCTTTGGCGATTTGTACACCGATCATAAATGGAACCCAGTCACGAAGATCATTAAACCTGAGAAAGCTCAAATATTGGATCTCAGTTATTTTCCCTTTGTGATAAACAATGAGCTATTTAACAACACCGCCTCAGCACCTACAACTGCTATGACGCAAATTGGGGTACCCCTTCAAGAGGATGTAATGTCGTTTTGGGAGACACCTGCCGAAATTTTTACTGAAGACATCAAGTACACTTTTAAGGTAAAATCAAGTTCCATTCCTGTCAAGTCTTCGTTTTCCTACATTTCAAAAATGGGCGAAAATGTTTTGAATTCTCGTTCGGTTTTCATTGGGTCCGAAACTGGTATGGTGGTGTCTTTGGAACCAAATCAAGCGGTGCTTGTGGAGCTGGTGGCTTCCAAAGGCACGCTGAAAGCCAAACTGGattataaaaccattttatctgGATCCGTAGCTGTGAACTACGCTAATCGGTATAAGGATCATTATATCTGGTCGTTAGATATCAACAAGGTTTTGGAAGCTGGTGGTATGAATTTTACTACAGTAACTTCAGAAGTAAtagattttactttttatgtaaattctaaAGTGAATATTCGTGATTTTCATAGTAATGTAGTTTTGTCGACTGTGCCTTTGCTTGTGTTCTGATCTgtgaaattaaaagttaaaaaatcatAGTAActgtgtttcttttttttcattttaaatttttgatagGATTTATCATTCTTTGTTGAAAATGGGTTCATGAATCAGCATCATCGGTGTAATCCTGATTCACTGTTGACAATCTCGTGGCCGAACAGTTACCATTATAATTCATCATTGTAATAGTTATTTATGACATCATCATTAAGAGTGCGTACAAGGAAAATGGGTACCATTGTATGTCAGtttttgtatacctacaaaaaaggCGATGcccaaagaaaaataattcgcAAGCTGGCCCACATGCTTAGAATACTTTGTGACGCCAGCAAAGATATCGTCATAATGACTTATGTAGCCCAAGGATCGATACATAGGataaagagtcgtatgctacGTCACATGATTCAGATATTACATCTTCGTTAATTTTGCccgttaataatgtttatactCGCAAAAGTGTGCTCGAGCGTAATACGATACTTACGACCAATTTAAGTAGCGATGAcagtctttattaaataaacaattctaagATAAGTGCTACGTTGCTGTTGGTCATAGCGATTCCGTTTTTGGCAGCCATTGCGGGTAGATAGTCGGaagatatattttctttacagcATTTGCATACAAACCAATTagcagtaaataaacaaattgtgaacgatctcagtggcgtgcacttggagaggcctatgtccagcagtggactgcgataggctgatgatgaaacaaATTGTGAACGCATCTGTTAATCATAAAgcacattttaaaacaattcaGAGATTTGTTTAAAGAAaggatgatgtcctcctaggaGTACCCTAggcgattatcggctacg includes:
- the LOC110371461 gene encoding spherulin-2A produces the protein MKTLLLLLTITVLTHSRIEVQITAADNKTGTILQVYGSNENIVNNRDIIYFNLTKECLKAAVNSYFGAKPEDVFLNNPTPFGDLYTDHKWNPVTKIIKPEKAQILDLSYFPFVINNELFNNTASAPTTAMTQIGVPLQEDVMSFWETPAEIFTEDIKYTFKVKSSSIPVKSSFSYISKMGENVLNSRSVFIGSETGMVVSLEPNQAVLVELVASKGTLKAKLDYKTILSGSVAVNYANRYKDHYIWSLDINKVLEAGGMNFTTVTSEVIDFTFYVNSKVNIRDFHSNVVLSTVPLLVF